From Xylanibacter oryzae DSM 17970, a single genomic window includes:
- a CDS encoding P-II family nitrogen regulator produces the protein MKKIEAIIRTSKFEEVKEALRQAGIEFFSYSDVTGVGNEIRKGELSYRGTVYDTSYIPRQLLTIVVRDINAKKTVEAVLKSAKTGVIGDGKIFVSTLEESYRIRTGEEGDDSLYNK, from the coding sequence ATGAAAAAAATTGAAGCAATTATCCGAACCTCAAAATTTGAAGAGGTGAAAGAAGCCTTACGGCAGGCTGGTATTGAATTTTTTTCTTACTCAGATGTAACAGGAGTAGGGAATGAAATTAGAAAAGGTGAATTATCATACCGTGGTACAGTGTATGATACCAGCTATATTCCGCGACAGTTGTTGACAATAGTAGTTCGTGATATCAATGCGAAGAAGACCGTTGAGGCTGTATTAAAATCTGCAAAGACAGGGGTTATCGGCGACGGCAAGATCTTTGTCTCTACGTTAGAAGAGTCTTATCGTATACGGACAGGTGAAGAGGGAGATGACTCATTGTATAATAAATAA
- a CDS encoding ammonium transporter, with protein MKKFLLVLLMILTVSVTDYAYAGTVKAADPAGTATGTVNDITAVKQGKPTQGELEDQVGHNKVAINMVWTLITGFLVMFMQAGFAMVETGLTRAKNANHTMAMNFMVYALGMLGFFMSGFALMFGGIGSLGTLGGFGGLAHEFSINLFGHTFGLFGTSGFFLSGGNYDVAVFALFLFEMVFMDTTATIPTGSMAERWKFSSFAIYGVVVGALIYPIFGNWVWGGGWLSQLGSMFGLGHGVVDFAGSSVVHMTGGVLALVGAAMLGPRVGKYNKDGSPNAIPGHNIPMAIVGCFILAFGWFGFNPGSSLAGGDLRISVVAVNTMIASATGAFSSMAYMWWFKTKKPDPTMMINGMLAGLVAITAPCAFVNVGSAAIIGLISGVLVIEASFFFERKLKIDDPVGAISVHGVNGAWGVLSLGLFADGSYGSGWNGVKGTVTGLFYGDPSQFFAQLIGVITNFIYVAAIGWVVFKIIGLITHGMRVDVDAELGGLDVPEMGIEGYAGIKMDKNSETPLSK; from the coding sequence ATGAAAAAGTTTTTATTAGTGTTACTGATGATACTCACAGTTTCAGTAACGGATTATGCGTATGCGGGTACGGTAAAAGCCGCGGATCCGGCCGGAACGGCCACAGGAACTGTAAATGATATCACAGCCGTGAAACAAGGAAAACCTACACAGGGTGAACTTGAAGATCAGGTAGGTCATAATAAAGTGGCCATCAATATGGTATGGACACTTATAACAGGATTCTTAGTAATGTTTATGCAGGCCGGTTTCGCAATGGTTGAGACAGGACTTACAAGGGCAAAGAATGCCAACCATACGATGGCTATGAACTTTATGGTTTATGCCTTAGGTATGTTGGGATTCTTTATGAGTGGATTTGCCCTAATGTTTGGTGGCATTGGAAGCCTTGGCACATTAGGTGGATTCGGAGGTTTAGCCCACGAATTCTCAATCAATTTGTTCGGTCATACTTTTGGACTTTTCGGAACAAGTGGATTTTTCCTAAGTGGAGGAAATTACGATGTTGCTGTATTTGCCCTTTTCTTATTTGAGATGGTCTTCATGGATACAACGGCCACTATCCCTACCGGATCAATGGCTGAACGTTGGAAATTCTCTTCGTTTGCTATCTATGGTGTTGTTGTCGGTGCCTTAATCTACCCTATTTTCGGAAACTGGGTGTGGGGTGGAGGCTGGCTTTCACAACTTGGAAGTATGTTCGGACTTGGACATGGTGTAGTCGACTTTGCTGGTTCTTCAGTGGTCCACATGACCGGTGGCGTGTTAGCATTGGTTGGTGCGGCAATGCTTGGTCCGCGTGTTGGAAAATATAATAAAGACGGTTCACCTAATGCTATTCCAGGTCATAACATACCGATGGCGATTGTCGGCTGTTTCATCTTGGCTTTCGGATGGTTCGGATTCAATCCGGGTTCATCATTGGCCGGTGGTGATTTGAGAATCAGTGTTGTTGCCGTTAATACGATGATAGCATCAGCAACCGGAGCTTTCTCATCCATGGCGTATATGTGGTGGTTTAAGACCAAGAAACCGGATCCAACAATGATGATCAATGGTATGTTAGCCGGCCTTGTGGCAATTACAGCTCCCTGTGCTTTTGTCAATGTCGGAAGTGCTGCTATAATTGGCCTTATTTCGGGCGTATTAGTAATTGAAGCCTCATTTTTCTTTGAGCGAAAACTAAAGATTGACGATCCTGTAGGAGCAATTTCTGTACATGGTGTGAACGGAGCCTGGGGAGTATTATCATTAGGTCTCTTTGCTGATGGTTCATATGGCAGTGGTTGGAACGGTGTAAAAGGCACTGTAACAGGGCTTTTTTATGGAGACCCGAGTCAATTTTTTGCACAGCTTATAGGTGTCATCACCAATTTTATCTATGTCGCTGCCATAGGATGGGTTGTCTTTAAGATTATTGGACTCATTACTCATGGAATGAGAGTAGACGTTGATGCCGAACTTGGTGGACTTGATGTTCCTGAAATGGGCATAGAAGGTTATGCCGGTATTAAGATGGATAAGAATTCAGAGACACCTCTTTCAAAATAA
- a CDS encoding AAA family ATPase, which yields MIITIARLCGCGALHVGENLAKHYGIPFYTRQTLMQLARDKGMLTEMDDFFEERPVNELLVAISSELSDARTGTTEKPLKILLDLIGTKDCIIIGRCGNYIFRNRTDLISVFLKGDLGTRIENIQKEKNLSLTDAREFVEDADDCRVRYHKFYTGLSWGNASDYDICLDSCRLGTEQTAEMIERYIDITGSKKASHL from the coding sequence ATGATAATAACAATTGCTCGACTATGTGGTTGTGGGGCGCTCCACGTGGGCGAAAATCTCGCAAAACACTATGGGATACCATTTTATACCAGACAGACGCTGATGCAGCTTGCCCGGGACAAAGGTATGCTCACAGAAATGGATGATTTCTTTGAGGAAAGGCCGGTTAACGAATTGCTTGTTGCCATCTCATCTGAGTTGTCAGACGCTCGAACAGGCACAACTGAAAAACCGCTAAAGATTCTTTTAGACTTGATTGGAACCAAAGATTGTATAATCATCGGACGATGCGGCAATTATATCTTCCGTAATCGTACAGACCTCATATCTGTTTTTCTGAAAGGTGATCTGGGCACACGTATTGAGAATATACAGAAGGAAAAGAACCTGTCATTGACAGATGCAAGGGAATTTGTAGAGGATGCCGATGATTGCCGCGTGAGATACCATAAATTTTATACGGGATTGAGTTGGGGAAATGCCTCTGACTACGACATCTGTTTAGACAGCTGCCGACTGGGTACTGAGCAGACTGCGGAAATGATAGAACGGTATATTGACATCACCGGTAGTAAAAAGGCTTCACATCTATGA
- a CDS encoding CidA/LrgA family protein → MKYLIQFLIIITFSFLGEAIHHLLPLPIPASIYGIVLLFTALELKWIKVKDIFEASSFLIVIMPVMFIPSAVGLVDSWGSIGNNWLAYIIITVVTTFVVMASAGLVTQYVIRKGKGKRE, encoded by the coding sequence ATGAAATATCTGATACAATTTCTCATTATTATAACATTCTCTTTCTTAGGTGAGGCGATTCATCACTTACTGCCATTGCCTATTCCGGCGAGCATTTATGGTATTGTACTGCTTTTTACGGCTTTAGAACTGAAATGGATTAAGGTGAAGGACATCTTTGAGGCAAGTTCGTTTTTAATAGTTATCATGCCAGTCATGTTTATTCCTTCTGCTGTAGGACTTGTCGACTCATGGGGTAGCATTGGTAACAACTGGTTGGCATATATTATTATTACCGTGGTGACAACATTTGTGGTTATGGCATCGGCTGGGTTAGTAACTCAATATGTGATTCGTAAAGGAAAGGGGAAAAGGGAATGA
- a CDS encoding LrgB family protein — MFQNSVFFGVLISLGAYFFGMWLKKKTGWAVMNPLLVSIILIICFLLISGVSYKSYNTGANCLSYLLTPATICLAVPLYQQVELLKKNYKAVIAGISAGVLSSLLSVLLLALLFGFGHGAYVTFLPKSITTAIGISVSEELGGFVSVTVVVIVVTGVLGNIFAEKFLKILKIEEPIAKGVAIGSSSHAIGTAKAMEMGSVEGAMSGLSIVVCGILTVIGASVFACFL, encoded by the coding sequence ATGTTTCAGAATTCAGTGTTTTTTGGTGTGCTCATTAGTTTAGGGGCTTACTTCTTCGGTATGTGGCTGAAGAAGAAGACCGGATGGGCGGTGATGAATCCGCTATTGGTGTCTATAATTCTCATCATCTGCTTCCTTCTGATTTCAGGGGTTAGCTACAAGTCGTACAACACAGGAGCCAATTGTCTAAGCTATCTGCTCACTCCTGCCACCATCTGCCTGGCTGTGCCACTCTACCAACAAGTGGAACTGCTTAAGAAAAACTACAAGGCAGTGATAGCGGGCATCTCTGCAGGAGTGCTCTCAAGTCTTCTGTCGGTATTGCTGTTGGCTCTGCTGTTCGGATTCGGCCATGGGGCTTATGTAACATTCCTACCAAAATCTATCACAACAGCTATCGGCATCAGTGTGAGTGAGGAACTTGGAGGATTTGTATCAGTTACTGTTGTTGTAATTGTTGTCACGGGTGTATTGGGCAATATTTTCGCCGAGAAATTTCTTAAGATACTAAAAATAGAAGAACCCATAGCGAAGGGGGTTGCCATAGGCAGTTCGTCTCATGCCATAGGTACGGCAAAAGCAATGGAGATGGGATCTGTAGAGGGTGCCATGAGTGGACTCTCTATTGTGGTATGCGGTATACTGACAGTTATAGGGGCCTCTGTATTTGCATGTTTTCTATAA
- a CDS encoding acetyltransferase yields MIIKKALYDDIELLVPIYDYARKFMADNGNPNQWIDGYPSREIIAKDISNGNCFICKNEEGSIIGAFTFMIGEDPTYGKIYKGQWLNDKPYGVIHRLVSDGTTHGITKNCIKWCLKQIQNIRIDTHADNKIMQSLLDKTGFEYCGIIHTHNGTERLAFQISVQ; encoded by the coding sequence ATGATTATAAAAAAAGCATTATACGATGATATAGAACTGCTAGTTCCAATATATGACTACGCACGGAAATTTATGGCAGATAATGGAAATCCAAATCAATGGATTGATGGTTATCCTTCACGTGAAATTATTGCAAAAGACATAAGTAATGGTAATTGTTTTATCTGCAAAAATGAAGAGGGAAGTATTATCGGTGCATTTACTTTTATGATAGGCGAAGACCCTACTTATGGGAAAATATATAAAGGGCAATGGTTAAATGATAAACCTTACGGCGTAATTCACAGACTTGTATCAGATGGAACTACTCATGGTATTACAAAAAATTGTATTAAATGGTGCTTAAAACAAATTCAAAATATTCGAATAGATACTCATGCTGACAATAAAATAATGCAAAGTTTGCTAGACAAGACTGGATTTGAATATTGCGGAATAATACATACACATAACGGAACAGAAAGACTTGCGTTTCAAATATCAGTGCAATAA
- a CDS encoding glycoside hydrolase family 2 TIM barrel-domain containing protein, whose amino-acid sequence MKLKHILITITLLMAGNSLPAQSQKQLFDDGWTFTRNGKSTLVNLPHDWDIYEGPNPKTGATGTGGGWFQGGKGEYRKTFATPKSELVKIHFEGVYQKAEVFVNGKKAGQHAYGYTPFTVDVTPFLVKKGKNELLVKVNNSEQPNCRWYSGSGIYRHVWLQTMPKVHVAENGIYVTTPKVSPQEATVRVEVTVQNESDKPQQAHIEYQKEQQTIDLKAGESRQAVFTFTVQNPKLWSLRDSGITRSYLTVNGVKSSFEYGIRSISFDAEKGFLLNGEAMKINGACMHHDNGILGAMAFDAAEERKVQLMKDAGFNLIRTSHNPPSEAFLRACDQLGMLVIDESFDGWRQSKTPHDYSTLIDSCYEEDIRAMVMRDRNHPCVIAWSIGNEVMERKDIRVITTARQLKQAIMKYDTTRPVTEALCSWDHDWEIYDPHAEVLDIVGYNYMIFKHKSDHQRDPKRIMWQTESYPRDAFRNWAVVNDYPYIIGDIVWTGLDYLGESGIGKYYYEGQEKPGESYVSGGQPEWHGAYCGDVDVTGWRKPISHYREILWANPGHRRIIPDSLYMAVREPDGYKGTIKETSWSVWPTWESWTWPGWEGKDIQVEVYTRQPEVKLFLNDRLVGTKTVDRSTEFKAVFTIPYSPGKLRAEAGGKSVRLATAGVPHHLSITSEENLHFLQYDGQDLAFFILEVRDANGNIVPDAEVPCEVNVKGDAQLLAAASANMKDPEPTTSPKFTTWKGRALIVARTLKKSSKGSFSLKVTSSGLPRCIYNVKK is encoded by the coding sequence ATGAAACTTAAACACATATTAATTACAATAACGCTGTTAATGGCTGGCAATTCCTTGCCCGCCCAGTCTCAAAAACAACTCTTCGACGATGGTTGGACGTTCACCCGCAACGGCAAATCCACCCTTGTTAACCTGCCACACGACTGGGATATCTATGAAGGCCCCAATCCTAAGACAGGTGCGACAGGCACTGGTGGAGGATGGTTTCAAGGTGGAAAAGGCGAATACCGAAAAACGTTCGCCACCCCTAAGAGCGAACTGGTAAAAATCCATTTCGAGGGCGTATATCAGAAGGCCGAGGTATTTGTCAATGGCAAAAAGGCAGGTCAGCATGCGTATGGCTACACCCCTTTCACTGTAGACGTCACGCCTTTTCTCGTCAAAAAAGGCAAAAATGAACTTTTGGTCAAAGTGAACAACAGTGAGCAACCCAACTGCCGTTGGTATTCCGGTTCGGGAATTTATCGCCATGTGTGGCTACAGACCATGCCTAAAGTACATGTGGCCGAAAACGGCATTTACGTCACCACCCCTAAAGTATCTCCTCAAGAAGCTACCGTACGTGTGGAAGTGACTGTGCAGAACGAATCAGACAAACCACAGCAAGCACATATTGAATATCAAAAAGAACAGCAGACAATAGACTTGAAGGCTGGCGAAAGTCGGCAAGCCGTCTTCACCTTTACCGTTCAGAATCCCAAGCTCTGGTCACTCCGCGACTCTGGCATCACTAGATCATACCTGACGGTGAATGGTGTAAAAAGCAGTTTTGAATACGGTATTCGCTCTATCTCGTTCGATGCTGAAAAGGGTTTCCTGCTCAACGGCGAGGCGATGAAAATCAATGGTGCATGCATGCATCACGACAATGGCATACTGGGAGCTATGGCCTTCGATGCTGCTGAGGAGCGCAAGGTGCAACTTATGAAAGATGCGGGATTCAACCTTATCCGCACCTCCCACAATCCTCCATCTGAAGCTTTTCTACGCGCCTGTGATCAATTAGGTATGTTAGTCATCGACGAGTCATTTGATGGATGGCGTCAATCCAAGACTCCACACGATTACTCCACCCTCATCGACTCTTGCTATGAGGAGGATATCCGTGCTATGGTGATGCGCGACCGCAATCACCCCTGTGTCATCGCTTGGAGTATCGGCAATGAGGTGATGGAGCGCAAGGATATTCGTGTAATCACCACTGCCCGCCAACTCAAGCAGGCCATTATGAAATATGATACGACTCGTCCTGTAACCGAAGCACTCTGCTCCTGGGACCACGATTGGGAAATCTACGATCCTCATGCCGAAGTACTGGATATTGTGGGCTACAACTATATGATCTTCAAGCATAAGAGCGACCACCAGCGCGACCCTAAGCGCATCATGTGGCAGACAGAGAGTTACCCTCGCGATGCATTCCGCAACTGGGCCGTGGTCAACGACTATCCATATATCATTGGCGACATCGTGTGGACCGGATTAGACTATCTGGGCGAATCGGGCATCGGAAAATATTATTACGAAGGACAGGAAAAACCGGGCGAGAGTTACGTCAGTGGTGGTCAGCCCGAATGGCATGGAGCCTATTGTGGCGATGTCGATGTGACAGGATGGCGCAAGCCTATATCTCATTATCGAGAGATACTTTGGGCAAATCCAGGTCACCGACGGATCATTCCGGACAGTCTCTATATGGCGGTACGTGAGCCAGATGGATACAAAGGAACCATCAAAGAAACATCATGGAGCGTATGGCCCACCTGGGAATCGTGGACATGGCCAGGATGGGAAGGAAAAGACATACAGGTGGAAGTATATACCCGCCAGCCGGAAGTAAAACTGTTCCTCAATGACCGCCTTGTGGGAACTAAGACCGTTGACCGCTCCACTGAGTTCAAGGCCGTCTTCACCATTCCTTATTCCCCAGGTAAATTGCGCGCTGAAGCTGGAGGCAAATCTGTACGTCTCGCCACTGCCGGGGTTCCGCATCACCTCTCAATAACCTCTGAAGAAAATCTCCATTTTCTCCAATATGACGGACAGGATCTGGCCTTTTTCATACTCGAAGTGCGCGATGCAAATGGCAACATTGTTCCTGATGCCGAGGTGCCTTGCGAAGTCAACGTGAAAGGCGATGCCCAACTGCTGGCTGCAGCCAGTGCCAACATGAAGGATCCAGAGCCTACCACCTCTCCTAAGTTCACCACCTGGAAAGGTCGTGCTCTCATCGTTGCTCGTACTTTGAAGAAAAGTTCAAAGGGTAGTTTCAGCCTTAAAGTCACCTCTTCCGGCCTTCCTCGTTGTATCTACAACGTAAAAAAATAG
- a CDS encoding Abi family protein, translating into MSEDLIKQATTVDEQIEKLKSRGMTIEDEEKAKENLMDIGYFRLGFYAFPFEKTYPRITKRNHEYAKESKFEYIIQLYYFDFDLRNIFLRYISRIEINLRTTLIYLASNKYKDDPFWYVNSKVVKSSFIHNDKYKQAIADTKKERVVKEDLKNHDNREYAPAWKVIEFFSFGIIIKLYENLIDWNLKVNIAQVYGTSPSQFLDYINVIRQLRNYSAHGKVLFDMNFPKPIGNGPAGEMGARKSMLSGAYMVFKYFLGRVSSNRVDEMIELLKAAFNKVSCKCVKEKIESNSGFRLNDL; encoded by the coding sequence ATGTCAGAAGACCTAATAAAACAAGCCACAACAGTTGACGAACAAATAGAAAAATTAAAGTCACGAGGAATGACAATCGAAGATGAAGAGAAAGCTAAAGAGAATCTGATGGATATTGGCTACTTCAGATTAGGATTCTACGCATTTCCTTTCGAAAAGACATATCCAAGAATAACAAAAAGAAACCATGAATACGCAAAAGAATCCAAATTTGAATATATCATTCAGTTGTACTATTTTGATTTTGACTTACGTAATATCTTTCTAAGATATATTAGTCGAATAGAAATCAACCTTAGAACGACATTAATATACTTAGCCTCTAACAAATATAAAGATGATCCTTTTTGGTATGTGAATTCAAAAGTCGTAAAGTCTAGTTTCATCCATAACGACAAGTACAAGCAAGCTATTGCCGATACGAAAAAAGAACGTGTAGTAAAAGAAGATCTTAAAAATCATGATAACAGAGAATATGCACCGGCATGGAAAGTTATAGAATTCTTCAGCTTCGGTATTATCATAAAACTCTACGAAAATCTGATTGACTGGAATTTAAAGGTAAATATTGCCCAGGTGTATGGAACAAGTCCAAGTCAATTCTTAGATTATATCAATGTAATTAGACAATTACGAAATTATAGTGCACACGGAAAGGTGCTTTTTGACATGAACTTCCCAAAGCCTATAGGTAATGGACCTGCAGGAGAAATGGGAGCAAGAAAGAGCATGTTATCAGGAGCATATATGGTATTTAAATATTTTCTTGGACGAGTCTCCAGCAATAGGGTTGACGAAATGATTGAACTACTCAAAGCCGCTTTCAATAAAGTATCATGCAAATGTGTAAAAGAAAAGATTGAAAGTAATTCAGGATTTAGATTAAATGATTTATAA